Proteins from one Falco cherrug isolate bFalChe1 chromosome 7, bFalChe1.pri, whole genome shotgun sequence genomic window:
- the LOC129736448 gene encoding uncharacterized protein LOC129736448 — translation MAEDSPKRRKANFNEAETEVLIEQVLKHEQLLFAAGPGRASPGQKRKVWELIRHKVNPVAACPRDVEDLKKRWRDLKRRDRSKLCRLSQGCGPPGPPALGLLLAPEEMPPAVAPPGRRHHLHHHHRAYGSLLPAEAVPIVGGIDTLELPGAVVGEMGFNDDPGTSHQSSLEKMNLKEEIVVKVVEPEESSEDMAVVPPSQEQLPFLGTSGGGSSGKVKAKTKGRSQADQNEITEEDLVQIQQTQMQVIQSGFDSVNHNLRLLQQGMQDLSNSLSIMAHTLVAIKNVYVKNNTGPTTYATASTQTTAGYLSPGSPQVSSAEDRGRVQVAGSSSRSSSCSSSSMSQEPGPSEFPRPPLRTIKKEHPNGCYYFCFADV, via the exons ATGGCCGAGGACTCGCCCAAGCGGCGCAAGGCGAATTTCAACGAGGCGGAGACGGAGGTGCTGATCGAGCAGGTGCTGAAGCACGAGCAGCTGCTCTtcgcggcggggccgggccgcgcctcCCCGGGCCAGAAGCGGAAGGTGTGGGAGCTGATCCGGCACAAGGTGAACCCGGTGGCCGCCTGCCCCCGCGACGTGGAGGACCTGAAGAAGCGCTGGCGGGACCTGAAGCGCCGCGACCGCAGCAAGCTCTGCCGCCTCTCGCAGGGCTGCGGgccgcccggcccccccgccctcGGCCTCCTGCTGGCCCCCGAGGAGATGCCGCCCGCCGTcgcgccgcccggccgccgccaccacctgcaccaccaccaccgcgCCTACGGCTCCCTGCTGCCCGCCGAGGCCGTGCCCATCGTGGGCGGCATCGACACGCTGGAGCTGCCCGGCGCCGTCGTGGGGGAGATGG GGTTTAATGATGATCCTGGAACATCTCATCAATCCAGTCTTGAGAAGATGAACCTCAAAGAAGAGATAGTAGTGAAGGTGGTAGAGCCAGAAGAAAGCTCTGAGGACATGGCAGTGGTTCCACCTAGCCAAGAACAACTGCCTTTTCTGGGGACATCTGGTGGTGGTTCCTCTGGGAAAgtaaaagccaaaacaaaaggcagatCCCAGGCAGACCAAAATGAAATAACTGAAGAGGACCTAGTGCAGATTCAGCAGACCCAGATGCAGGTGATCCAGTCTGGCTTTGACAGTGTCAACCACAATCTTcggctgctgcagcaaggcatGCAAGATCTGAGTAACAGCCTCAGCATCATGGCGCATACGCTTGTTGCTATCAAAAACGTCTACGTGAAAAACAACACTGGCCCGACGACGTATGCCACTGCCTCTACTCAAACCACGGCTGGGTACCTGAGCCCAGGCTCCCCCCAGGTCTCTTCCGCTGAGGACAGAGGTAGAGTGCAGgtggctggaagcagcagcagaagcagcagctgcagctccagctccatGTCACAAGAACCAGGTCCTTCAGAGTTTCCTAGGCCCCCCCTGAGAACCATTAAGAAAGAACATCCAAATGGCTGCTACTacttctgctttgcagatgtGTAA